The region CTCATGCCCGGGGCTACCAACCATTTATGCTGGCAGCCCCAGCATGAGTGCTGTCACTGTGGCTTGCAGAACCAGTAGCCCAGGCCTTCCACTGCTGAAAAGCAAGTTCCATCAGGGTAAGGGCCTTATAGAATTGCATTGTCAGCTGCATCCTGAAAATCAGTGCAAATATGTAAGTTCAAGCTTATCACAACTTTATCACTTGTGTTCATCATTCCACTAACCGGTGTCAgttccctagatcagtggttcccaagcttttgaGCATTGGaatccacctaaaaaaaagtttcacttttccagccacttaagcctctgtggctacaatgctgattgggcagcagtgctcccccctccccgagtACCAGGTtgtctaacccttgatgcatatagcccaGTCTGCTTAGCAGTTTCACAACCaacccaaaattgggttgtgacccactagtgggtcccaggctcacaatttgggaaatgCTGTCCTAGATCATAATGATTGCACTTTCAAAAACATCCAGATTGGTGTCACAGCGATACACTATCATGTGCTCTCTTTCCCCTCAAAACCAATGTTCCAGCCCAGCACTAAACCTTTAGTTTAATCCTCATCCCCAGCCAGAATGGTCCTATGGTCAAATCCTATATGGAAATTCCCGGGGCCCCAATTCCACAGAATTTGTATTTGATGGCTTTTTAAGTTTAGAAATGCTTCATGCCTCTCATCTTGACTTGTCAAAGCATGCTGACTCTTTTCTATGTTTCCCATCAGGTTAACCAATGAGAGGAAATCAGAGCATCGTGAAGAACTTCCTGCTGCTGGGATTCTCCAATCTGCCAGGTCTTGAGGGTTTGTTCTTCTCCATCTTCCTAATGGTCTATCTCTTGACCTTGATTGGAAACATGCTCATAATGATTGTCACACTGGCTGACCAAGCACTCCAcagccccatgtatttctttctcAGGAACTTATCCTTCCTGGAGATCTGCTACACCTCTGTGATCATCCCTAACATGCTTGACAACTTCCTGGCAGAAGACAAAACCATTTCATTCATTGCCTGTTCCTTTCAAATGAGCATCGCCCTCATCACAGGGGCAGCAGAGTGCTTCCTCTTGGCTGCCATGGCATATGACCGCTATGTTGCCATTTGTCAACCCCTGCATTATGTGCTCATCATGAACAATAAAGTGTGTTTTGGGCTAGTAGCGGCTTCGTGGCTGGCTGGAATCCCAGTGCAACTTGGACAGTCTGTCCTGGTGTTCACCTCTTGTTTCTGTGACTCTAACAAAATCAATCacttcttctgtgacatcccaGCTCTTCTCAGTCTGATCTGTGGAGACACCTCTATAAACGAGCAAGTCGCTCTGATGGAGGTGGTATTACTTGGAGTAATACCCTTTACTTTGATATTTACATCATATCTGTTCATTGGCTCAACCATCCTGAAGATTCCATCTGTGGAAGGTAGGCACAAGGCCTTCTCCACATGCtcctcacatctcttggtggtgCTGTTGCTATATGGCTCTGGGATGACTGTGTATTTGAAGCCTAAATCAAGTCATTCTTTGGATACAGATAAACTCCTCTCACTCTTCTACACCATTCTACCACCGTTGTTAAATCCTCTTATTTACAGTTTGAGGAACAAGGAATTCCAAGTTGCTCTAAGGAAAGTGTTTCTTGTTCCATCCTCACATTAAACTGTTGAACACAAAAATAATGTAAAATGCTAGGTTATGTGACTGCTCAGTGCGTCGAAATATGGTATCAACTGTGTTGGGATGTGTTTATGGTGCCCGAAACCGTTCACTTAGTTGTCACAGATATGTCTTCCTTTCCAAACACCTATCTTTGGATGCACTCTCCCCTATTTAAAAACCAATGTTCATTTTGATCAATGAGAATGTGAATGCCTCAATATTCCAAGCTTTAACCTTACTCCCTGCCATGGTGATGGTCTGAATCCCCTCAAGTATGCTATTTACACAATCTACAAAGTCCCTATAGGATCCAATGCGAATTTTTTTTGGTGTAAACGGCACTCTTGTGGACCTTGATCTGGATAAGGACTATTGGAGGGCTGGGGTTAAAGACTCTTGTTCACTGCCGTGACCCCAATCCTGATTAATTGTATTTATtcatgaaaaaaaataataaacatgcCTGGGCTAATTCTATGATTTGCATCACAGTTCTCTTCAGTTGTTTGAATTCCATGAACACTGTCTACACTATGCAGAGCATGTGAGACTGCCAGGTTTCCCCACTGCATACCAGTGTGTTTTCtaagctcctcccctccccacttacaAATGCTGTACCTGGAGACACTTTCTCTCCATGACTGGGGATCTGGATTAATCATCATTCTCAATCACAAGAAGACAGTCTCCTGGATACAGCATTTGTCAGTGCAGAAAAATGGGGGTCAATATGGGGGTCAGTGGTCAAGGCTTAGGGTGTGTGTGGTTTCAGGGGCGGGGCTTGCCAACAGACCTGTGTTCCCTCCTTGTGCAGCTGGCATACATGCAATTCGGATGCCTAAATAAGGTGCTTGTTCCCTCTTTTGTCCTTGTTTCTCTTAGCAATTTATGAATGTCTTAGCAGCATTCCATTACACCGGTTATTCTTTAGCCATTTGATAGGTTTTTCAGTTTATTCATGATATTTGCATTTGActccaggccagtgtttctcaaactatgggtcaggtcccactaggtgggtcgtgagccaatttcaggtgggaccccatttaatttcaatactttattcattttaatattttagacttgatgctaccatggtacgtgactgcatttggggaaatgttacagatttgtatttttaacaggcaactatggatgtgcttttaacaatgatagtcaatagggtttacttttgggcaagtttggataggattgcagccttggattgtcaaaaaattttctgcttgatgatgtcacttctggccttgacatcacttccagattaatgacatcacttccagtggatcccaacagattgtaattctaaaaagtgggttctggtgctaaaacgtttgagaaccactgctctaggctgaCTGTACGGCTGCTTTATACTATGCTGTACTAATGTTTTAAACCATTTTGGGGGGATTTTAGTTTTATGGGTAAGGGGTCATCAACCTGTATTTGTTTGAGGTGttctgaaaatatatatatatttacacaaTGGTTGCTCACATTGCAAATGAAACCTACCACTACATGGGATGGGATGAGGTATCCTCACTATATACATCCATTAGATGGGATGTAGTTATTGGGAATGGAGCTTCAGGGCTTTTCCATCAGGAGTAGTGACAGGGCCACTCAGGTGCTCCAACCTTTTTTCAGTGGACTTTAGCTGAGAACGAACAGACTCAGCAGGTGGAAAATTGTAGTACTTCCTtagtctagatcagtgattttcaacctttttcaacttatggcatactgacaaggcacaaaaatggtcaaggcacaccactaggtttttgaaaattgacaaggcacaccatgctgccagtgggggctcacatctcccattggccctattaataaatgaccttcccccaaattcctgtggcacacctgtggaccactcacagcacaccagtgtgccacgacacagtggttgaaaatggctggtctagataagaaaaaagggtgatctagaaagaaattatatatttatttgtttgtttgcaaaaaaacaaaaccctgatccatttcttgtaatgaggcagccttaatgcatagcctcaaggtttgaggggcttagttatgtgacccagcatTCACCagccccactacctgtcattgatggactttgaaaaaaaaaacaccagaaaaaagacaaacatttaactccctatatttacacacactTGCAAACTTCAAGAGCTTAGTTGTttgtagggcaattagcagcgatcttgcaaactgcaggagctcagctttttgtagggcagttagctgatttttaaatagccttgGGGCTTGAAGCGATGAGTTACCTGATCATTCTGTCATCCATGCTTTCATTGGAGGCTTtgtgggactcaccagaaatcaggtcacatcCCACCAACTGGGTCCCAActgacagtttgaaaaacactgctatagTCTGCTACCTGAGGGACAGTCTACATGGCAAGGA is a window of Tiliqua scincoides isolate rTilSci1 chromosome 5, rTilSci1.hap2, whole genome shotgun sequence DNA encoding:
- the LOC136651459 gene encoding olfactory receptor 10A5-like yields the protein MRGNQSIVKNFLLLGFSNLPGLEGLFFSIFLMVYLLTLIGNMLIMIVTLADQALHSPMYFFLRNLSFLEICYTSVIIPNMLDNFLAEDKTISFIACSFQMSIALITGAAECFLLAAMAYDRYVAICQPLHYVLIMNNKVCFGLVAASWLAGIPVQLGQSVLVFTSCFCDSNKINHFFCDIPALLSLICGDTSINEQVALMEVVLLGVIPFTLIFTSYLFIGSTILKIPSVEGRHKAFSTCSSHLLVVLLLYGSGMTVYLKPKSSHSLDTDKLLSLFYTILPPLLNPLIYSLRNKEFQVALRKLAAGVG